From the Carya illinoinensis cultivar Pawnee chromosome 4, C.illinoinensisPawnee_v1, whole genome shotgun sequence genome, one window contains:
- the LOC122306384 gene encoding uncharacterized protein LOC122306384 codes for METKVQTSRLEGIRKRMRMEGCFGVELNRRGGGLALFWRNEGFYGHPEASKRQEAWQLLSSIKPDSKKGWCVMGDFNEILTHDEKVGGRPRGDYLMNNFRNALEEGGLSDLGWEGDKYTWSNRHDNETFIKERLDRVYRNFKYEAWWATETDCEKIIKEGWQQIRSGGGPVGKLQGLINRCTGFLKKWSRGLRRNKAPEIHEKIELLKLLQREEGSHNVKEIRSLQKELECLLEQEDLKWSQRKRKNMINQIINEQGNKVTNMEEIEGAFNAYFKELFQSTNPTQEELTKCLKVVEPRVTEGMNEMLSKKFTRPEIEEAIKHMGPLKSPGPDGLGANFYQNHWMVVGDNVSEAVLAILNSGEMEEWMNYTHIALIPKVKNPSKVSEYRPISLCNVVYKIVSKAIANRFKKVLEVIISPNQSAFIPGRLISDNIMIAYEAFHAMKTRHKGEVGSMAVKLDMSKAYDRIEWNFLKAIMKQLGFCEKWIRAKCEEWKKLMDLLKVYERASGQFLNKEKTSIFFSSNTKAMDRDCIMRKGGSVACGSYEKYLGLPSLVGRSRYNTFSVIKDRIWKKISSWQNRFLSQAGREIMIKAVLQAVPTYTMSVFKLPKNLCSKINGMLSRFWWGGVKSEMAKLG; via the exons ATGGAAACTAAGGTACAGACAAGTAGATTGGAAGGAATCAGAAAAAGGATGAGAATGGAAGGGTGTTTTGGGGTAGAATTGAATAGGAGAGGGGGTGGTCTGGCTTTGTTTTGGAGAAATGAAG GCTTCTATGGCCATCCTGAGGCTAGTAAGAGGCAAGAGGCTTGGCAACTACTGTCATCCATTAAACCTGACAGCAAGAAAGGGTGGTGTGTTAtgggagactttaatgagatcCTTACACATGATGAGAAGGTGGGTGGCAGGCCTAGAGGAGACTACTTAATGAACAACTTCAGAAATGCTTTGGAGGAGGGAGGATTATCTGATCTAGGATGGGAAGGGGACAAGTATACTTGGAGCAATAGACATGATAATGAGACTTTTATAAAGGAAAGGTTGGATAGG GTTTATAGAAATTTCAAATATGAGGCTTGGTGGGCTACTGAAACAGATTGTGAGAAGATTATTAAGGAAGGGTGGCAACAAATAAGAAGTGGAGGAGGACCAGTTGGGAAACTACAAGGCTTGATCAATAGATGTACtggttttttgaaaaaatggagtAGAGGTCTAAGGAGAAATAAGGCCCCAGAAATCCATGAAAAAATTGAGCTTCTAAAGCTCTTACAGAGAGAGGAAGGGAGCCACAATGTAAAGGAGATTCGAAGCCTTCAGAAAGAATTGGAATGCTTGCTTGAACAAGAGGATTTGAAGTGGAG TcagaggaagaggaaaaacatgaTTAATCAGATTATTAATGAGCAAGGGAACAAAGTGACTAATATGGAGGAGATTGAAGGGGCTTTCAATGCATATTTCAAGGAACTGTTTCAGTCGACCAACCCAACTCAGGAGGAGCTTACTAAGTGTTTAAAGGTAGTAGAGCCAAGAGTAACTGAAGGAATGAATGAAATgctatcaaaaaaatttacaagacCAGAAATAGAAGAAGCTATTAAACATATGGGGCCTTTAAAATCCCCTGGACCAGATGGACTAGGAGCTAACTTCTACCAAAATCATTGGATGGTAGTGGGGGATAATGTTAGTGAAGCAGTACTAGCTATTTTGAATAGTGGGGAAATGGAAGAATGGATGAATTACACTCACATAGCTCTTATCCCTAAAGTTAAAAACCCTTCAAAAGTGAGTGAATACAGGCCTATTAGCCTGTGTAATGTAGTGTACAAGATAGTTTCAAAAGCTATTGCTAACAGATTCAAGAAGGTATTGGAAGTGATTATTTCTCCCAATCAAAGTGCATTCATCCCAGGTAGACTGATTTCGGACAACATAATGATTGCCTATGAAGCCTTCCATGCTATGAAGACTAGACATAAAGGAGAGGTGGGGTCAATGGCTGTTAAGTTAGATATGTCCAAGGCATATGATCGTATTGAATGGAATTTCCTCAAGGCAATCATGAAACAGCTGGGCTTTTGTGAAAAATGGATCAG GGCCAAGTGTGAGGAATGGAAGAAGCTTATGGACTTGCTAAAAGTCTATGAGAGGGCCTCAGGGCAGTTTTTgaataaagagaaaacttctattttctttagttCAAACACGAAGGCTATGGATAGAGACTGTATTATGAGGAAGGGTGGATCAGTGGCTTGTGGCAGCTATGAGAAATACCTTGGCCTCCCATCTCTAGTGGGGAGATCAAGATACAATACCTTCTCAGTTATAAAAGAcagaatttggaaaaaaatcaGTAGTTGGCAGAACAGGTTCTTGTCCCAAGCAGGAAGAGAAATAATGATTAAAGCAGTTTTGCAAGCAGTACCCACGTATACCATGAGTGTATTCAAGCTACCTAAGAACTTATGTTCAAAAATCAATGGTATGCTGTCAAGATTCTGGTGGGGAGGTGTTAAGAGTGAGATGGCAAAGTTGGGATAG